In Mastomys coucha isolate ucsf_1 unplaced genomic scaffold, UCSF_Mcou_1 pScaffold20, whole genome shotgun sequence, one DNA window encodes the following:
- the Krba1 gene encoding protein KRBA1 isoform X7, with product MRENYETLVSVGTSELLPLSAFLSPAEAGGATAGENHQEKGQKPALEHSSQGEQPQQSLHLTALVQLVKEIPEFLFGEVKGTEDYSESGSTSLDGEQTSPEVAVLVEPCPPRGLLNSLPESPASHPSLATTPTGSSTSSGPSGDWAQGSPLPTRTDDKPLSTEKEGIGTSGETSIHFTQSLGQSKSYLRQDRGSMGTGTLPENSPLQGLINCLKEILVPRPQHRGTARELPPSLPGLSVLKQTRAEVEAGSLPCPVKTEAASGDCPLQGLLNCLKEIPKAPDQRPSPSGASDLQLQEDPGKRHSGGMRHLQTPPPHPSHGAGNMLTTVKVEDGWAQSPPVPASCQLSRHGYSSCPTGDNREVRVPRWGPMTLASRASSSPLEALEACLKGIPPGGSSPLQSLAVSWSRSPQPGDAGSQRFELQQQGSHSEEATREPLLPLSLQGYLREGPGIQPCGSQGTPTSFSSASSSDGDLDFRSPRSSQGQRLGKGYAPGNSPLQGLENCLRDIPIPRPQAAWPCSSAVNRGLKRTEPRNWTGDREGLRGEASEPPHLRQRPGEVPSRSLHRSSPQTCTPTCHQVTTRPGTWQWPQEETATMPSPLHRLENSLRGILPVKPLRFTCVTGPGPSPSPCSSSSFSSSDGEDLRPEPAFWHSPLQQKEQLPSSKDPVHLCPVSGASPRVNNNSCLAEDPERAEPKDCSSLSADFVSTERAEEKSHPPRREDGAERTCQPGPVSSAQGKGGGKGEAARDPWPAPQLEERPEPKGTEDSRDLEPGHRQPSATARTQGKLLSGDPPEPPSKSPLPTTVLSKWSPTSPQPPCPCGRSLQQELHNLGTALTDKLDQLAAALAGLTQEVATMRTQMDQLQRRPRSLGPKGQGSWRLTLPQRPRWVNRLDHRHLPYWRQKGPTRPRPKILRAQAEGCKPGDRPGLSRGKGSSVPQQPPEAALVESSRPTCSSSQQTSSTPGDHTVLITHPPLEHTGCHPNPLSPSVPTALVPLVASPATSTDTESPAARVAAVSIPNQPKEPNSLLGEALSKDLWGGDHRDPRWGAH from the exons ATGCGGGAAAACTACGAGACGTTGGTGTCTGTGG GGACCTCTGAgctgcttcctctctctgctttcctgtcacctgcagaggctggaggagccACAGCAGGAGAGAACCACCAGGAAAAGGGACAAAAACCAGCTTTGGAACATAGTTCCCAGG GGGAGCAGCCTCAGCAGAGCCTGCACCTCACCGCATTAGTGCAGCTGGTGAAGGAGATTCCAGAGTTCTTGTTTGGAGAAGTGAAGGGTACTGAGGACTACTCCGAGAGTGGGAGCACCAGTCTGGATGGGGAGCAAACAAGCCCTGAGG TAGCTGTGCTTGTGGAACCTTGCCCTCCCCGAGGCCTGCTCAATTCTCTTCCGGAGAGCCCTGCAAGCCACCCCAGCCTGGCCACCACACCCACAGGCAGCTCAACTTCCAGTGGCCCTTCTGGAGACTGGGCACAAGGAAGCCCCTTACCTACTA GAACTGATGATAAACCACTGTCTACAGAGAAGGAAGGTATAGGAACCTCAGGAGAAACCTCCATTCATTTCACTCAAAGCCTGGGCCAGAGCAAGAGTTACCTAAGACAGGATAGAGGCAGCATGGGAACAG GAACCCTTCCTGAGAACAGTCCACTGCAAGGCCTCATCAACTGTCTGAAGGAGATCCTTGTGCCCAGGCCCCAGCACCGGGGGACAGCCCGGGAGTTGCCGCCTTCTCTCCCTGGCTTGAGTGTGTTGAAGCAGACTAGAGCTGAGGTAGAGGCTGGGAGCCTGCCCTGCCCAG TGAAGACAGAGGCAGCATCCGGGGATTGTCCCCTTCAGGGCCTGCTGAACTGTCTGAAGGAGATCCCAAAAGCCCCAGACCAGCGTCCCAGCCCCTCAGGAGCATCAGATTTGCAGCTGCAGGAGGATCCAGGGAAAAGGCATTCTGGAG GGATGAGACACCTCCAgactcctcctccccaccctagtCATGGAGCTGGCAATATGCTTACCACAGTGAAGGTAGAAGATGGCTGGGCCCAGAGTCCTCCAGTGCCAGCATCCTGCCAGCTTAGCAGGCACGGCTACAGCTCCTGTCCCACTGGAGACAACAGAGAGGTCCGTGTTCCCCGCTGGGGCCCCATGACTCTAG CCAGCAGGGCCTCAAGCTCACCCCTAGAAGCTCTGGAGGCCTGTCTGAAGGGCATTCCTCCAGGTGGGTCATCGCCTCTTCAGTCACTAGCCGTCTCATGGTCCAGAAGTCCCCAGCCAGGTGACGCCGGGTCTCAGAGGTTTGAGCTACAGCAACAAGGATCTCACAGCGAAG AAGCTACAAGGGAGCCACTTCTGCCTCTGAGTTTGCAGGGCTACCTGAGAGAAGGACCTGGAATCCAACCCTGTGGCTCCCAGGGCACCCCTACCAGCTTCTCCTCTGCCAGCAGCAGTGATGGGGATCTGGATTTCAGGAGCCCCAGAAGCAGCCAGGGGCAGCGTCTTGGGAAGG GCTATGCACCAGGAAACTCTCCACTCCAAGGCCTGGAGAATTGCCTGAGAGACATCCCTATTCCCAGGCCACAGGCTGCCTGGCCTTGCTCCTCAGCTGTAAACAGAGGGTTGAAGAGAACAGAGCCCAGGAACTGGACTGGAGACAGAGAAG GACTGAGAGGTGAGGCCTCTGAGCCACCCCACCTCAGACAGCGTCCTGGAGAAGTCCCCAGCAGGAGTCTACATCGGAGCAGTCCACAGACCTGTACTCCCACCTGCCACCAAGTGACCACCAGGCCAGGAACGTGGCAATGGCCACAAGAGG AGACAGCCACCATGCCCTCACCTCTGCACCGCTTGGAGAACTCTCTGAGGGGGATCTTGCCAGTGAAGCCCTTGCGTTTCACCTGCGTGACTGGCCCTGGCCCCAGTCCCAGCCcttgctccagctccagcttcagCAGCTCTGATGGAGAAGACCTAAGACCAGAGCCTGCATTTTGGCACTCACCCCTCCAGC agaaagagcagCTTCCCTCATCTAAGGACCCTGTTCATTTGTGCCCTGTCTCTGGAGCATCTCCAAGAGTCAACAACAATAGCTGTCTTGCTGAAGACCCTGAAAGAGCAGAGCCCAAGGACTGCAGCAGCCTCAGTGCAG ACTTTGTTTCTAcagaaagagcagaagagaagtCCCACCCACCCAGAAGAGAAGATGGTGCAGAGCGCACATGCCAGCCTGGCCCTGTCAGCAGTGcccaaggaaaaggaggaggaaaaggag AGGCAGCTAGGGACCCATGGCCTGCCCCTCAGCTAGAAGAAAGGCCTGAGCCCAAGGGTACTGAAGACTCCAGGGACCTGGAGCCTGGACATAGACAACCCAGTGCCACAG CCAGGACCCAAGGGAAGCTGCTCTCTGGGGACCCTCCGGAGCCACCTAGCAAGTCTCCCCTTCCCACAACTGTCTTGTCAAAATGGTCACCCACTTCTCCTCAGCCACCATGCCCCTGTGGCAGGTCCTTGCAGCAGGAGCTGCATAACCTTGGTACTGCCCTCACGGACAAGCTGGACCAGCTTGCAGCAGCCTTGGCAGGCCTGACTCAGGAAGTTGCAACCATGAGGACCCAGATGGATCAGCTGCAAAGGCGCCCACGGAGCCTTGGACCAAAAGGTCAGGGTTCCTGGCGATTGACCCTCCCCCAGAGACCTCGCTGGGTCAACAGACTGGACCACAGACATCTACCCTACTGGAGACAGAAGGGTCCCACCAGACCCAGACCAAAGATCCTGCGGGCCCAGGCAGAAGGTTGCAAGCCTGGTGACCGCCCGGGACTCTCCAGAGGGAAGGGCAGTTCGGTGCCTCAGCAGCCTCCAGAAGCTGCCTTGGTAGAATCTTCCAGGCCCACCTGTAGTTCATCCCAGCAGACCTCCTCTACACCTGGAGACCACACTGTGCTGATTACACACCCGCCTCTGGAACACACTGGATGCCACCCGAATCCTCTCTCCCCTTCAGTGCCTACTGCCTTGGTGCCCCTTGTGGCCTCGCCTGCAACCAGTACAGACACAGAATCTCCGGCTGCTAGAGTGGCAGCCGTCAGCATTCCAAACCAGCCCAAGGAACCTAACAGCCTGCTAGGGGAAGCCCTCAGCAAAGACCTCTGGGGAGGTGACCACAGGGATCCAAGGTGGGGGGCCCATTAA
- the Krba1 gene encoding protein KRBA1 isoform X8: MRENYETLVSVGTSELLPLSAFLSPAEAGGATAGENHQEKGQKPALEHSSQGEQPQQSLHLTALVQLVKEIPEFLFGEVKGTEDYSESGSTSLDGEQTSPEVAVLVEPCPPRGLLNSLPESPASHPSLATTPTGSSTSSGPSGDWAQGSPLPTRTDDKPLSTEKEGIGTSGETSIHFTQSLGQSKSYLRQDRGSMGTGTLPENSPLQGLINCLKEILVPRPQHRGTARELPPSLPGLSVLKQTRAEVEAGSLPCPVKTEAASGDCPLQGLLNCLKEIPKAPDQRPSPSGASDLQLQEDPGKRHSGGMRHLQTPPPHPSHGAGNMLTTVKVEDGWAQSPPVPASCQLSRHGYSSCPTGDNREVRVPRWGPMTLASRASSSPLEALEACLKGIPPGGSSPLQSLAVSWSRSPQPGDAGSQRFELQQQGSHSEEATREPLLPLSLQGYLREGPGIQPCGSQGTPTSFSSASSSDGDLDFRSPRSSQGQRLGKGYAPGNSPLQGLENCLRDIPIPRPQAAWPCSSAVNRGLKRTEPRNWTGDREGLRGEASEPPHLRQRPGEVPSRSLHRSSPQTCTPTCHQVTTRPGTWQWPQEETATMPSPLHRLENSLRGILPVKPLRFTCVTGPGPSPSPCSSSSFSSSDGEDLRPEPAFWHSPLQQKEQLPSSKDPVHLCPVSGASPRVNNNSCLAEDPERAEPKDCSSLSAERAEEKSHPPRREDGAERTCQPGPVSSAQGKGGGKGEAARDPWPAPQLEERPEPKGTEDSRDLEPGHRQPSATARTQGKLLSGDPPEPPSKSPLPTTVLSKWSPTSPQPPCPCGRSLQQELHNLGTALTDKLDQLAAALAGLTQEVATMRTQMDQLQRRPRSLGPKGQGSWRLTLPQRPRWVNRLDHRHLPYWRQKGPTRPRPKILRAQAEGCKPGDRPGLSRGKGSSVPQQPPEAALVESSRPTCSSSQQTSSTPGDHTVLITHPPLEHTGCHPNPLSPSVPTALVPLVASPATSTDTESPAARVAAVSIPNQPKEPNSLLGEALSKDLWGGDHRDPRWGAH; encoded by the exons ATGCGGGAAAACTACGAGACGTTGGTGTCTGTGG GGACCTCTGAgctgcttcctctctctgctttcctgtcacctgcagaggctggaggagccACAGCAGGAGAGAACCACCAGGAAAAGGGACAAAAACCAGCTTTGGAACATAGTTCCCAGG GGGAGCAGCCTCAGCAGAGCCTGCACCTCACCGCATTAGTGCAGCTGGTGAAGGAGATTCCAGAGTTCTTGTTTGGAGAAGTGAAGGGTACTGAGGACTACTCCGAGAGTGGGAGCACCAGTCTGGATGGGGAGCAAACAAGCCCTGAGG TAGCTGTGCTTGTGGAACCTTGCCCTCCCCGAGGCCTGCTCAATTCTCTTCCGGAGAGCCCTGCAAGCCACCCCAGCCTGGCCACCACACCCACAGGCAGCTCAACTTCCAGTGGCCCTTCTGGAGACTGGGCACAAGGAAGCCCCTTACCTACTA GAACTGATGATAAACCACTGTCTACAGAGAAGGAAGGTATAGGAACCTCAGGAGAAACCTCCATTCATTTCACTCAAAGCCTGGGCCAGAGCAAGAGTTACCTAAGACAGGATAGAGGCAGCATGGGAACAG GAACCCTTCCTGAGAACAGTCCACTGCAAGGCCTCATCAACTGTCTGAAGGAGATCCTTGTGCCCAGGCCCCAGCACCGGGGGACAGCCCGGGAGTTGCCGCCTTCTCTCCCTGGCTTGAGTGTGTTGAAGCAGACTAGAGCTGAGGTAGAGGCTGGGAGCCTGCCCTGCCCAG TGAAGACAGAGGCAGCATCCGGGGATTGTCCCCTTCAGGGCCTGCTGAACTGTCTGAAGGAGATCCCAAAAGCCCCAGACCAGCGTCCCAGCCCCTCAGGAGCATCAGATTTGCAGCTGCAGGAGGATCCAGGGAAAAGGCATTCTGGAG GGATGAGACACCTCCAgactcctcctccccaccctagtCATGGAGCTGGCAATATGCTTACCACAGTGAAGGTAGAAGATGGCTGGGCCCAGAGTCCTCCAGTGCCAGCATCCTGCCAGCTTAGCAGGCACGGCTACAGCTCCTGTCCCACTGGAGACAACAGAGAGGTCCGTGTTCCCCGCTGGGGCCCCATGACTCTAG CCAGCAGGGCCTCAAGCTCACCCCTAGAAGCTCTGGAGGCCTGTCTGAAGGGCATTCCTCCAGGTGGGTCATCGCCTCTTCAGTCACTAGCCGTCTCATGGTCCAGAAGTCCCCAGCCAGGTGACGCCGGGTCTCAGAGGTTTGAGCTACAGCAACAAGGATCTCACAGCGAAG AAGCTACAAGGGAGCCACTTCTGCCTCTGAGTTTGCAGGGCTACCTGAGAGAAGGACCTGGAATCCAACCCTGTGGCTCCCAGGGCACCCCTACCAGCTTCTCCTCTGCCAGCAGCAGTGATGGGGATCTGGATTTCAGGAGCCCCAGAAGCAGCCAGGGGCAGCGTCTTGGGAAGG GCTATGCACCAGGAAACTCTCCACTCCAAGGCCTGGAGAATTGCCTGAGAGACATCCCTATTCCCAGGCCACAGGCTGCCTGGCCTTGCTCCTCAGCTGTAAACAGAGGGTTGAAGAGAACAGAGCCCAGGAACTGGACTGGAGACAGAGAAG GACTGAGAGGTGAGGCCTCTGAGCCACCCCACCTCAGACAGCGTCCTGGAGAAGTCCCCAGCAGGAGTCTACATCGGAGCAGTCCACAGACCTGTACTCCCACCTGCCACCAAGTGACCACCAGGCCAGGAACGTGGCAATGGCCACAAGAGG AGACAGCCACCATGCCCTCACCTCTGCACCGCTTGGAGAACTCTCTGAGGGGGATCTTGCCAGTGAAGCCCTTGCGTTTCACCTGCGTGACTGGCCCTGGCCCCAGTCCCAGCCcttgctccagctccagcttcagCAGCTCTGATGGAGAAGACCTAAGACCAGAGCCTGCATTTTGGCACTCACCCCTCCAGC agaaagagcagCTTCCCTCATCTAAGGACCCTGTTCATTTGTGCCCTGTCTCTGGAGCATCTCCAAGAGTCAACAACAATAGCTGTCTTGCTGAAGACCCTGAAAGAGCAGAGCCCAAGGACTGCAGCAGCCTCAGTGCAG aaagagcagaagagaagtCCCACCCACCCAGAAGAGAAGATGGTGCAGAGCGCACATGCCAGCCTGGCCCTGTCAGCAGTGcccaaggaaaaggaggaggaaaaggag AGGCAGCTAGGGACCCATGGCCTGCCCCTCAGCTAGAAGAAAGGCCTGAGCCCAAGGGTACTGAAGACTCCAGGGACCTGGAGCCTGGACATAGACAACCCAGTGCCACAG CCAGGACCCAAGGGAAGCTGCTCTCTGGGGACCCTCCGGAGCCACCTAGCAAGTCTCCCCTTCCCACAACTGTCTTGTCAAAATGGTCACCCACTTCTCCTCAGCCACCATGCCCCTGTGGCAGGTCCTTGCAGCAGGAGCTGCATAACCTTGGTACTGCCCTCACGGACAAGCTGGACCAGCTTGCAGCAGCCTTGGCAGGCCTGACTCAGGAAGTTGCAACCATGAGGACCCAGATGGATCAGCTGCAAAGGCGCCCACGGAGCCTTGGACCAAAAGGTCAGGGTTCCTGGCGATTGACCCTCCCCCAGAGACCTCGCTGGGTCAACAGACTGGACCACAGACATCTACCCTACTGGAGACAGAAGGGTCCCACCAGACCCAGACCAAAGATCCTGCGGGCCCAGGCAGAAGGTTGCAAGCCTGGTGACCGCCCGGGACTCTCCAGAGGGAAGGGCAGTTCGGTGCCTCAGCAGCCTCCAGAAGCTGCCTTGGTAGAATCTTCCAGGCCCACCTGTAGTTCATCCCAGCAGACCTCCTCTACACCTGGAGACCACACTGTGCTGATTACACACCCGCCTCTGGAACACACTGGATGCCACCCGAATCCTCTCTCCCCTTCAGTGCCTACTGCCTTGGTGCCCCTTGTGGCCTCGCCTGCAACCAGTACAGACACAGAATCTCCGGCTGCTAGAGTGGCAGCCGTCAGCATTCCAAACCAGCCCAAGGAACCTAACAGCCTGCTAGGGGAAGCCCTCAGCAAAGACCTCTGGGGAGGTGACCACAGGGATCCAAGGTGGGGGGCCCATTAA
- the Krba1 gene encoding protein KRBA1 isoform X3 yields MRSAGPTQTSQLRGSRCSEFLGTASCRAELGRCPRESRGSRCSLQPEPHRKLGGPGSREAEFRHGAPGTSELLPLSAFLSPAEAGGATAGENHQEKGQKPALEHSSQGEQPQQSLHLTALVQLVKEIPEFLFGEVKGTEDYSESGSTSLDGEQTSPEVAVLVEPCPPRGLLNSLPESPASHPSLATTPTGSSTSSGPSGDWAQGSPLPTRTDDKPLSTEKEGIGTSGETSIHFTQSLGQSKSYLRQDRGSMGTGTLPENSPLQGLINCLKEILVPRPQHRGTARELPPSLPGLSVLKQTRAEVEAGSLPCPVKTEAASGDCPLQGLLNCLKEIPKAPDQRPSPSGASDLQLQEDPGKRHSGGMRHLQTPPPHPSHGAGNMLTTVKVEDGWAQSPPVPASCQLSRHGYSSCPTGDNREVRVPRWGPMTLASRASSSPLEALEACLKGIPPGGSSPLQSLAVSWSRSPQPGDAGSQRFELQQQGSHSEEATREPLLPLSLQGYLREGPGIQPCGSQGTPTSFSSASSSDGDLDFRSPRSSQGQRLGKGYAPGNSPLQGLENCLRDIPIPRPQAAWPCSSAVNRGLKRTEPRNWTGDREGLRGEASEPPHLRQRPGEVPSRSLHRSSPQTCTPTCHQVTTRPGTWQWPQEETATMPSPLHRLENSLRGILPVKPLRFTCVTGPGPSPSPCSSSSFSSSDGEDLRPEPAFWHSPLQQKEQLPSSKDPVHLCPVSGASPRVNNNSCLAEDPERAEPKDCSSLSAERAEEKSHPPRREDGAERTCQPGPVSSAQGKGGGKGEAARDPWPAPQLEERPEPKGTEDSRDLEPGHRQPSATARTQGKLLSGDPPEPPSKSPLPTTVLSKWSPTSPQPPCPCGRSLQQELHNLGTALTDKLDQLAAALAGLTQEVATMRTQMDQLQRRPRSLGPKGQGSWRLTLPQRPRWVNRLDHRHLPYWRQKGPTRPRPKILRAQAEGCKPGDRPGLSRGKGSSVPQQPPEAALVESSRPTCSSSQQTSSTPGDHTVLITHPPLEHTGCHPNPLSPSVPTALVPLVASPATSTDTESPAARVAAVSIPNQPKEPNSLLGEALSKDLWGGDHRDPRWGAH; encoded by the exons GGACCTCTGAgctgcttcctctctctgctttcctgtcacctgcagaggctggaggagccACAGCAGGAGAGAACCACCAGGAAAAGGGACAAAAACCAGCTTTGGAACATAGTTCCCAGG GGGAGCAGCCTCAGCAGAGCCTGCACCTCACCGCATTAGTGCAGCTGGTGAAGGAGATTCCAGAGTTCTTGTTTGGAGAAGTGAAGGGTACTGAGGACTACTCCGAGAGTGGGAGCACCAGTCTGGATGGGGAGCAAACAAGCCCTGAGG TAGCTGTGCTTGTGGAACCTTGCCCTCCCCGAGGCCTGCTCAATTCTCTTCCGGAGAGCCCTGCAAGCCACCCCAGCCTGGCCACCACACCCACAGGCAGCTCAACTTCCAGTGGCCCTTCTGGAGACTGGGCACAAGGAAGCCCCTTACCTACTA GAACTGATGATAAACCACTGTCTACAGAGAAGGAAGGTATAGGAACCTCAGGAGAAACCTCCATTCATTTCACTCAAAGCCTGGGCCAGAGCAAGAGTTACCTAAGACAGGATAGAGGCAGCATGGGAACAG GAACCCTTCCTGAGAACAGTCCACTGCAAGGCCTCATCAACTGTCTGAAGGAGATCCTTGTGCCCAGGCCCCAGCACCGGGGGACAGCCCGGGAGTTGCCGCCTTCTCTCCCTGGCTTGAGTGTGTTGAAGCAGACTAGAGCTGAGGTAGAGGCTGGGAGCCTGCCCTGCCCAG TGAAGACAGAGGCAGCATCCGGGGATTGTCCCCTTCAGGGCCTGCTGAACTGTCTGAAGGAGATCCCAAAAGCCCCAGACCAGCGTCCCAGCCCCTCAGGAGCATCAGATTTGCAGCTGCAGGAGGATCCAGGGAAAAGGCATTCTGGAG GGATGAGACACCTCCAgactcctcctccccaccctagtCATGGAGCTGGCAATATGCTTACCACAGTGAAGGTAGAAGATGGCTGGGCCCAGAGTCCTCCAGTGCCAGCATCCTGCCAGCTTAGCAGGCACGGCTACAGCTCCTGTCCCACTGGAGACAACAGAGAGGTCCGTGTTCCCCGCTGGGGCCCCATGACTCTAG CCAGCAGGGCCTCAAGCTCACCCCTAGAAGCTCTGGAGGCCTGTCTGAAGGGCATTCCTCCAGGTGGGTCATCGCCTCTTCAGTCACTAGCCGTCTCATGGTCCAGAAGTCCCCAGCCAGGTGACGCCGGGTCTCAGAGGTTTGAGCTACAGCAACAAGGATCTCACAGCGAAG AAGCTACAAGGGAGCCACTTCTGCCTCTGAGTTTGCAGGGCTACCTGAGAGAAGGACCTGGAATCCAACCCTGTGGCTCCCAGGGCACCCCTACCAGCTTCTCCTCTGCCAGCAGCAGTGATGGGGATCTGGATTTCAGGAGCCCCAGAAGCAGCCAGGGGCAGCGTCTTGGGAAGG GCTATGCACCAGGAAACTCTCCACTCCAAGGCCTGGAGAATTGCCTGAGAGACATCCCTATTCCCAGGCCACAGGCTGCCTGGCCTTGCTCCTCAGCTGTAAACAGAGGGTTGAAGAGAACAGAGCCCAGGAACTGGACTGGAGACAGAGAAG GACTGAGAGGTGAGGCCTCTGAGCCACCCCACCTCAGACAGCGTCCTGGAGAAGTCCCCAGCAGGAGTCTACATCGGAGCAGTCCACAGACCTGTACTCCCACCTGCCACCAAGTGACCACCAGGCCAGGAACGTGGCAATGGCCACAAGAGG AGACAGCCACCATGCCCTCACCTCTGCACCGCTTGGAGAACTCTCTGAGGGGGATCTTGCCAGTGAAGCCCTTGCGTTTCACCTGCGTGACTGGCCCTGGCCCCAGTCCCAGCCcttgctccagctccagcttcagCAGCTCTGATGGAGAAGACCTAAGACCAGAGCCTGCATTTTGGCACTCACCCCTCCAGC agaaagagcagCTTCCCTCATCTAAGGACCCTGTTCATTTGTGCCCTGTCTCTGGAGCATCTCCAAGAGTCAACAACAATAGCTGTCTTGCTGAAGACCCTGAAAGAGCAGAGCCCAAGGACTGCAGCAGCCTCAGTGCAG aaagagcagaagagaagtCCCACCCACCCAGAAGAGAAGATGGTGCAGAGCGCACATGCCAGCCTGGCCCTGTCAGCAGTGcccaaggaaaaggaggaggaaaaggag AGGCAGCTAGGGACCCATGGCCTGCCCCTCAGCTAGAAGAAAGGCCTGAGCCCAAGGGTACTGAAGACTCCAGGGACCTGGAGCCTGGACATAGACAACCCAGTGCCACAG CCAGGACCCAAGGGAAGCTGCTCTCTGGGGACCCTCCGGAGCCACCTAGCAAGTCTCCCCTTCCCACAACTGTCTTGTCAAAATGGTCACCCACTTCTCCTCAGCCACCATGCCCCTGTGGCAGGTCCTTGCAGCAGGAGCTGCATAACCTTGGTACTGCCCTCACGGACAAGCTGGACCAGCTTGCAGCAGCCTTGGCAGGCCTGACTCAGGAAGTTGCAACCATGAGGACCCAGATGGATCAGCTGCAAAGGCGCCCACGGAGCCTTGGACCAAAAGGTCAGGGTTCCTGGCGATTGACCCTCCCCCAGAGACCTCGCTGGGTCAACAGACTGGACCACAGACATCTACCCTACTGGAGACAGAAGGGTCCCACCAGACCCAGACCAAAGATCCTGCGGGCCCAGGCAGAAGGTTGCAAGCCTGGTGACCGCCCGGGACTCTCCAGAGGGAAGGGCAGTTCGGTGCCTCAGCAGCCTCCAGAAGCTGCCTTGGTAGAATCTTCCAGGCCCACCTGTAGTTCATCCCAGCAGACCTCCTCTACACCTGGAGACCACACTGTGCTGATTACACACCCGCCTCTGGAACACACTGGATGCCACCCGAATCCTCTCTCCCCTTCAGTGCCTACTGCCTTGGTGCCCCTTGTGGCCTCGCCTGCAACCAGTACAGACACAGAATCTCCGGCTGCTAGAGTGGCAGCCGTCAGCATTCCAAACCAGCCCAAGGAACCTAACAGCCTGCTAGGGGAAGCCCTCAGCAAAGACCTCTGGGGAGGTGACCACAGGGATCCAAGGTGGGGGGCCCATTAA